Proteins encoded together in one Salvelinus namaycush isolate Seneca chromosome 26, SaNama_1.0, whole genome shotgun sequence window:
- the LOC120021453 gene encoding isotocin-neurophysin IT 1, whose product MAMFGTSVSALCLLFLLTLCTACYISNCPIGGKRSALAFPSRKCMLCGPGDRGRCFGPNICCGEGMGCYVGSPEAAGCVEENYLPSPCEAGGRVCGSEEGRCAAPGICCDVEGCSIDQSCTEEDEAEYISQSVSSSHGHDLLMKLLNMISHTPPHRVHQ is encoded by the exons A TGGCTATGTTTGGCACCTCAGTGTCCGCCCTCTGTCTGCTGTTCCTGCTTACTTTATGCACTGCCTGCTACATCTCCAACTGCCCCATAGGAGGCAAGAGATCAGCACTAGCTTTCCCATCCAGAAAG TGCATGTTGTGTGGCCCCGGGGACAGGGGTCGCTGCTTTGGCCCCAATATCTGCTGCGGGGAGGGGATGGGCTGTTACGTGGGCTCCCCCGAGGCAGCTGGCTGCGTGGAAGAGAACTACCTGCCCTCCCCCTGTGAGGCCGGAGGAAGAGTGTGTGGCTCTGAGGAGGGACGTTGTGCTGCACCGGGGATCTGCTGTGACGTGG AGGGTTGTAGTATTGACCAATCCTGTACTGAGGAGGATGAAGCCGAATACATAAGCCAATCAGTGAGCAGTAGCCATGGCCATGATCTGCTGATGAAGCTTCTGAACATGATTAGCCACACCCCTCCCCACAGAGTCCACCAATAA